The following nucleotide sequence is from Streptomyces pactum.
CCCGCGGTTTTCGGCACGCATCAGAGGTGGGGGCACGACAGCACCATGGCACAGGGCTCGGTGGTCCAGGTGACGCACAGCGGAACGTCGCGCTGGCGGCGCCGCACAGGAGAGTACGCCTCCCTCACCGCGGCGCTGGAGGCCGCCGGCGACGGGGACGTGCTCTCCATCGCCCCCGGCACGTACCGGGAGAACGTCGTGGTCACCCGGGCGGTGACGCTGCGCGGTCCGGAGGGCGCGCGCGGCGCGGTGCGGATCGCGCCCACCGAGGGCGTGGCGCTGACCGTACGGGCCTCGGCGACCGTCCGGGACCTGCACATCGAGGGTCAGGACGCGGCCTCCCCGGCGCTGCTGGTGGAGGAGGGCGTCCCGGAGATCTCCGACGTGCGGGTGGCCACCCGGTCCGCCGTCGGGATCGAGGTGCGCGGTTCGGCCCGCCCGACGGTGCGCCGCTGCTCGGTGGACAACCCCGGCGGGATCGGTGTCAGCGTGCTCGACGGCGCCGGCGGGGTGTTCGAGGACTGCGAGGTGGTGGCGGCCGGGCAGTCCGGGGTGACGGTGCGCGGCGGCGCCCGCCCGCGGCTGGAGCGCTGCCGCGTCCACCACACCGGGGGCACCGGCGTGGTGGTCACCGGGGAGGCGAGCACGGTGGAGGCGATCGGCTGCGAGGTGTACGAGGTACGCGGGTCGGGGGTGCAGATCTCCGCCCGCGCCACCGGGCACTTCACCGACTGCCGGGTGCACCGCACCGTCTCCGACGGGATCAACCTGGACACCGACGCGGTGCTCACCCTCGCCGACTGCGACATCCACGACGTCCCGGAGAACGGGGTGGACCTGCGGTCGCGCTCGGTGCTCACCCTCACCCGGTCCACGGTGCGCCGGTTCGGCCGCAACGGGCTGTCGGTGTGGGACCCGGGCACCCGGGTGGACGCCAACCAGTGTGAGATCCACGACAGCACCGGCGACTACCCGGCGGTGTGGGTGAGCGACGGGGCCGCCGCGGTACTGGACTCCTGCCGGGTCCGGGACGTGCCGGACGCGCTCTTCGTGCTCGACCGGGGCTCCCGGGCGGACGTGGTGGACAGCGACATCACCCAGGTCCGCAACACCGCGGTGTCGGTCAGCGACGGCGCCACCGCGCAGCTGGACGACTGCCGGATACGGGAGGCGTCCACCGGTGCCTGGTTCCGTGACCACGGCAGCGGCGGCACGCTGGCGGGCTGCACCATCGACGCGACGACGACCGGGGTGATCGTCACCAAGGGCGCCGACCCGACCGTGGAGCGCACCACCGTCACCTCCCCCACGGAGGCGGGCTTCTACGTCTCCGCCGAGGGCCGGGGCACCTTCCGCAGCTGCCGGGTGACCGGCAGCTCCGGCTACGGCTTCCACATCATCGACGGCTGCCGCTCGACGCTGACCCGCTGCCGCACCGAGCGGTGCGCCCGGGGCGGGTACGAGTTCGCCGAGCCCGGCCCGGTCAGCGAGGAGTGCACCAGCGACGAGAGCGCCACCGCCGTGGCGCCGCCGCAGCCGGTGCCGGCCCGGGCGGCGGT
It contains:
- a CDS encoding right-handed parallel beta-helix repeat-containing protein: MAQGSVVQVTHSGTSRWRRRTGEYASLTAALEAAGDGDVLSIAPGTYRENVVVTRAVTLRGPEGARGAVRIAPTEGVALTVRASATVRDLHIEGQDAASPALLVEEGVPEISDVRVATRSAVGIEVRGSARPTVRRCSVDNPGGIGVSVLDGAGGVFEDCEVVAAGQSGVTVRGGARPRLERCRVHHTGGTGVVVTGEASTVEAIGCEVYEVRGSGVQISARATGHFTDCRVHRTVSDGINLDTDAVLTLADCDIHDVPENGVDLRSRSVLTLTRSTVRRFGRNGLSVWDPGTRVDANQCEIHDSTGDYPAVWVSDGAAAVLDSCRVRDVPDALFVLDRGSRADVVDSDITQVRNTAVSVSDGATAQLDDCRIREASTGAWFRDHGSGGTLAGCTIDATTTGVIVTKGADPTVERTTVTSPTEAGFYVSAEGRGTFRSCRVTGSSGYGFHIIDGCRSTLTRCRTERCARGGYEFAEPGPVSEECTSDESATAVAPPQPVPARAAVETVTTTGLLTGVPAARPAAPADAPEPVRARDAGEVLGALDALVGLESVKREVRALTDMIEVGRRRQAAGLKAASVRRHLVFTGSPGTGKTTVARLYGEILHALGVLERGHLVEVSRVDLVGEHIGSTAIRTQEAFERARGGVLFIDEAYALSPEDAGRDFGREAIDTLVKLMEDHRDAVVVIVAGYTAEMQRFLSVNPGVASRFSRTITFGDYGPEELLRIVRQQAEEQEYRLAEGAAEALLKYFTAFPKGPAFGNGRTARQTFEAMVERHAGRVAQLADPDTDDLTLLYPEDLPELP